TATTTGGACAAGCCGATCATACTCAACTTGGTCTTTTACTTCTTTCATAGAGggtaaagaaaaaattttttttaaaatgatgAATCTGTACTATAATTATttgcaaaatattttagtcAACCAGCTTGGCACAGTGGTTGTTATGGTCAATTGTTACTTTGAAGGTCGTAGGTTCGAATCCCACGTgttgaaaatttatgtaGGGGTCATAAAAAGATAGTTGAATAATCATAAACAGTTAACATACAGAATACATAACTTGTATAATTACAAATTTcaaatgttaaaaattctgttaggttaaaaaaattaggaAAAAATCCGGTCGCGCACTGGGCGCGGTCGCTCGTTGGGCGCGCGACAATTATTAATGATAGTTACCTATCTATCTACtttcaaaatataagaGGTTAATTTAATCTTTAAGCTCTTTTTTGTAGGTTTCaatcttaatttttgtagGCTTATTTGACTATTTATATACTAAAAATGCACTTAATGAAAAGACTTGATAGTTATTATTGTGCGTACTTCTGgtagaaaattttctaatattttttaaaaaattttattcgATAAAACATacttaagaaaattttcaaagtcgatttttctaatttcaACCTCTGTCTATAAAACTgaaaaaacataaacacataaatattaaagtcgaaaaaacaaaatggCAACAAATATAGCTTGAAAgtgttttaaaataatttttaccGCTTGATATTAGCATAAGGGTATTTTTACATTCCACAAAACCTCTTTCTctgatttttaaattaggTTAATTATAGGAGAAAATCAGAactaaaatgaaaaatgtagtaaaaaattatttttcgaTTAGGACATTCTTTAGCTAGTAGCAATATATACGTTCACATTCATGAATATggttatataataattaaacatTGACTTCAagtgatatttttttgtttttaaaaatgatattgtTTGTATAACTAAGTTAAAGATCAATTGtacttattaaaaaacaaatgtcaaaaatcttttaGTCCTGAAATTTGATCAAGTACGTTGGCTTTTTAAATCCCGactgtaaaattttttaatgatttttaaaataagtaaaatCTCTTGGGTATGAAAATCGACTATATTAAGTTTTATTGATACAATCTATAAGTCAAaggtttattttattaagtaaaaaattttaaaaagttatGCTTTTAACTATTTAAAACGTTTACAAATATCACTAAACGTGAAAATTTTGATGTTTCAAGTTAATCAAACCAAATTCTCAACGACACCTTTTTTTACGATCGGAATTCGATGTTTCCCTTTTTATTTCGcgatttttgtaatttttttacaattttgctaaaaaatttgctaacaaaaaaaagatgaaatGTTATATggtttattaaattagttTCTATTGATCTACATACCATCTCTACGGTATGGACTTTGCCCTGCTAATTTTCTTACGTTTATAGATTTACGCTTAGCTGACCCATTATTGTATCTGGCCACATAAATGTGTATCCATAACTTTTCGTTTTCTTCATAAGCGAttcttataataatattaacaTTTTCCTTAAAACTTTTAGAAAAAGCGCAATATCTTGCTGCTTGATGGGGATGTTTACATTTATATAGTACCTTTTCCCCATTTACACATATAGGATTACTTTCATTGTCAACCTcccaaaaaaatttatgtggATGTTTGGCGCCTGTTGGTCCATTTTCTACACATCTATATTTATCACACAAATCTTTCATTCTTCTTTCTGGTCTAAAGTCATCTTTGTAAAATTCTAGAATTTCTTTCCATTTTCCTTTaccaaatttttttattccttTTTTCAATGTTTCCAGTTCTTCCTGTGTCCAAGTAATTCTTTTTCTCTTGTCTGCATAAGCATATATACCTTCTAATTCTTCATCCGTCATTGTTTCTGgttttatatgtaattcaataatattttcattttctttagGTGTGTCCATCAACAAGGGAAGAAAAAGTAgttaacaataaaaaaatatatatattcgaattcatttattttttggaaTAGTCAATTTCTGGGTGTTTACCTATTCCATCACATATATCATACACATGTTGCGCAATTTTAAGAGCCAATATATCAGCATCTTTTTGGTTTGCACATTCCGCGTAAACGCGTACCAAATCTTCAGTTCCAGATGGTCGAACAAATCCACGTCCTTGGGATTTTTCTACCTcttcattaattttttcttgtaaatTTCCTGGGGTAATAACTTTGTTTTGTTCATTAGTAGTGAtcacatttttattttttattctcaCTGCTAGAAGCCTCGATCcattttcattataattttttaagtctGTTGTATCATCTATAATAGACTTTAAAACCAGAAGATTAGCTAAAGCATCGCCAATATTTGGATCAAATAGGTTGGACAATATCTGTAGAATTCTATGCTCAAACGTATTCCCGGAAGAAAAGGCCTTTATAGccaaatttgaaaatattacgCTACCATGTCCATTGGGCTCGAAATAAATTCCTAtgtcatatttttttgccGCTTtgacaaaattttttacaccTGTTTGTACCATTTCAGTTtcaactttttttaaagaactTAAACAACCTCCGTTACTATAAAAGGACAATATTACGCCCatttttaactttattTCTGTCTTTTCTAAAAG
The Vairimorpha necatrix chromosome 6, complete sequence DNA segment above includes these coding regions:
- a CDS encoding myb-like DNA-binding domain-containing protein, translating into MDTPKENENIIELHIKPETMTDEELEGIYAYADKRKRITWTQEELETLKKGIKKFGKGKWKEILEFYKDDFRPERRMKDLCDKYRCVENGPTGAKHPHKFFWEVDNESNPICVNGEKVLYKCKHPHQAARYCAFSKSFKENVNIIIRIAYEENEKLWIHIYVARYNNGSAKRKSINVRKLAGQSPYRRDGM